A single Candidatus Sulfotelmatobacter sp. DNA region contains:
- a CDS encoding ABC transporter permease, with protein sequence MNRMMAIVEREMRKFFRSPALMLASMIFPLVQLIILGNAFGGKIHDARVAIVDQDGGPQAVRVREAFDSVRANIRTFVPIEYDSERQAQEDVRNGKLEGAVIIPPQFSRRVYEENHPRIALVVDNSDNFMSSAVESELTDLTNSLNQPTVSPRILQQTALDIVELYPYIEYMKYLLPGSLVLAMFVSVMIGGGMLYIDDKARGVHEGYLVTPITKLELVLGLNLAGAIKAVMTGVIIVAIGSMMAGVGTIFNPVTVIGLLIMIVLTSLAFNTMMFLLMVRIEDPLVPRAMFGILNTLLFFPSGSVYPIQAFPPWLRAIAKCDPFTYAVDGFKCLLLKETTLSAVWGDMLFLSIFAAVTLGVAIPLFKRTL encoded by the coding sequence ATGAATCGAATGATGGCGATTGTCGAGCGCGAGATGCGAAAATTCTTCCGCTCGCCGGCGCTGATGCTGGCATCGATGATTTTCCCGCTGGTGCAGTTGATCATTCTGGGCAATGCGTTCGGCGGAAAGATTCACGATGCCCGCGTCGCCATCGTCGACCAGGACGGTGGTCCGCAGGCCGTGCGAGTCCGGGAAGCATTCGATTCCGTTCGCGCCAACATCCGCACCTTCGTGCCCATCGAGTACGACAGCGAACGGCAGGCCCAGGAAGATGTGCGCAACGGCAAACTGGAAGGCGCGGTGATTATCCCGCCGCAGTTTTCGCGGCGCGTGTACGAGGAGAACCATCCCCGCATTGCGTTGGTCGTCGATAACAGCGACAACTTCATGAGTTCGGCGGTCGAATCGGAATTAACCGACCTGACCAACTCGCTCAACCAGCCCACGGTCTCGCCCCGCATTCTGCAGCAGACGGCGCTCGACATTGTCGAACTTTATCCCTACATCGAGTACATGAAATATCTGCTGCCGGGGTCGCTGGTGCTGGCCATGTTCGTCTCGGTGATGATCGGCGGCGGCATGCTCTACATCGACGACAAAGCGCGCGGCGTGCATGAAGGCTACCTGGTCACGCCGATCACGAAGCTCGAACTCGTGCTGGGACTGAACCTCGCGGGCGCCATCAAGGCCGTGATGACGGGCGTGATCATCGTTGCCATCGGCTCGATGATGGCGGGCGTGGGCACGATTTTCAATCCCGTAACCGTGATCGGACTGCTGATCATGATCGTGCTGACTTCGCTGGCCTTTAACACAATGATGTTCTTGCTGATGGTGCGCATTGAAGATCCGCTCGTTCCGCGGGCGATGTTTGGCATTCTCAACACGCTGCTATTCTTTCCCAGCGGCTCGGTCTATCCCATTCAAGCCTTTCCGCCGTGGCTGCGCGCGATTGCGAAATGCGATCCGTTCACCTACGCAGTCGACGGTTTCAAGTGTCTGCTGCTAAAAGAAACAACGCTCTCCGCGGTCTGGGGAGACATGCTGTTTCTCTCGATCTTTGCTGCGGTCACGTTGGGCGTTGCGATTCCGTTGTTCAAGCGAACCCTATAG
- a CDS encoding ATP-binding cassette domain-containing protein, protein MMAESNQNTKHGATLEKPVYDPAAPSAIEVDHIVKKYGDFTAVDDVSFSVKEGEIFGLLGPNGAGKSTLIRMMTTLIPITAGHARIAGHDVAKEPNAARRMIGVIPQALTSDLDLTVEENMNIYAKLYDVPAKERKKSIDELLELVDLTKWRDAATKTLSGGMRRRLEIARGLVHHPRIFFLDEPTTGLDPVSRVAVWEMLGNIKEHRQLTILITTHYMDEADRLCDRIAIVDHGKLVALDAPSALKASVPGSNVIEAQFENPPADWQQKLGALDEVTSVQHEGAGMYRVLTGNGSHTTTQLVEMAVQSGVAVKSLSVQNTTLDDVFVHYTGRQLRDELQKAYAFVMPQRPGLQP, encoded by the coding sequence ATGATGGCGGAGTCAAATCAAAACACGAAGCACGGGGCGACATTGGAGAAGCCCGTCTACGATCCTGCGGCGCCGTCGGCCATTGAGGTCGATCATATTGTTAAAAAGTACGGCGACTTCACAGCCGTCGACGACGTTTCATTCAGCGTGAAGGAAGGCGAAATTTTCGGCCTGCTCGGTCCGAACGGGGCAGGGAAGTCAACGCTCATACGGATGATGACCACGCTCATCCCGATTACCGCGGGGCACGCGCGCATCGCGGGACATGACGTTGCCAAGGAGCCAAATGCCGCGCGCCGCATGATTGGGGTGATTCCACAGGCGCTCACCAGCGATCTGGATCTGACTGTCGAAGAGAATATGAATATTTATGCCAAGCTCTACGACGTGCCAGCGAAAGAGCGGAAGAAGTCGATCGATGAGCTGCTTGAGCTGGTTGATCTGACCAAGTGGCGCGATGCGGCCACGAAGACGCTCTCCGGCGGAATGCGGCGGCGGCTCGAGATTGCGCGCGGTCTGGTCCACCATCCCCGGATATTTTTTCTCGATGAGCCGACCACCGGACTCGACCCCGTATCCCGCGTAGCGGTGTGGGAGATGCTGGGCAACATCAAAGAACATCGGCAACTGACGATTCTGATTACCACCCACTACATGGATGAGGCTGACCGCCTGTGCGATCGCATCGCTATCGTCGATCACGGCAAATTGGTGGCGCTCGACGCGCCCAGCGCTCTTAAGGCCAGCGTGCCGGGATCGAACGTGATTGAAGCACAGTTCGAAAATCCTCCGGCGGATTGGCAGCAAAAACTGGGCGCGCTCGATGAAGTGACGTCGGTGCAGCATGAGGGCGCGGGGATGTATCGCGTACTGACCGGCAACGGTTCGCACACGACGACCCAATTGGTAGAAATGGCCGTCCAGAGCGGAGTTGCGGTGAAGTCGCTTTCGGTGCAGAACACTACGCTCGACGACGTGTTCGTTCACTACACCGGGCGGCAACTGCGCGACGAACTGCAAAAAGCGTATGCGTTCGTAATGCCGCAGCGGCCGGGGTTGCAGCCATGA
- a CDS encoding polysaccharide deacetylase family protein, with the protein MNRFLLLAAACLLLLLCAVAISQAAKPDRQVAVTIDDLPAGMADRLPAADITAMTTKLLTTLRDRKVPAVGFVNEKKLYKTGEVDERIKALQMWLDYGFELGNHTFSHASLNQVGLKAWEDDVIQGESVTRILLAQRKMKLRYFRHPYLDTGRDLQTRREAEAFLVERGYRIAPITLDGWDWMFAGLYEDAKKRNDGDLETKIVKEYLAYHDAVFAYSEQLSAKIVGYEPKQILLLHASNLEADHVGELLDVLRKRGYRFITLEDALSDPAYSLPDTYVGEEGTGWLDHWAITQGKIPQGAPQFPQWVVERTKELHLSTGQVTAPAP; encoded by the coding sequence ATGAACAGGTTCCTTCTGCTCGCCGCTGCCTGCTTGCTTCTATTATTGTGTGCCGTCGCCATAAGCCAGGCAGCCAAACCAGACCGCCAGGTCGCGGTCACGATCGACGACCTTCCCGCGGGTATGGCCGATCGTCTGCCCGCCGCCGACATCACGGCGATGACAACCAAGCTGTTGACCACGTTGCGCGATCGGAAAGTTCCCGCAGTCGGCTTCGTAAACGAGAAGAAGCTCTATAAAACCGGAGAAGTCGATGAGCGCATCAAGGCGCTTCAAATGTGGCTCGACTATGGTTTCGAACTGGGAAATCATACCTTCAGTCACGCTTCGCTAAACCAGGTCGGACTGAAAGCGTGGGAGGACGACGTCATCCAGGGCGAAAGCGTGACTCGCATACTGCTGGCGCAGCGGAAAATGAAACTGCGGTATTTCCGCCATCCCTATCTCGATACCGGACGCGACCTGCAGACGCGGCGCGAGGCCGAGGCATTTCTTGTAGAGCGCGGCTACCGCATCGCTCCCATTACACTCGACGGCTGGGACTGGATGTTCGCCGGACTCTACGAAGACGCGAAAAAGCGAAATGATGGTGATCTCGAAACAAAGATCGTGAAGGAATATCTCGCGTATCACGACGCGGTGTTCGCATACTCTGAACAGCTTTCCGCGAAGATCGTCGGCTACGAACCGAAACAGATTCTGCTATTGCACGCCAGCAACCTGGAAGCCGATCACGTCGGCGAATTGCTCGACGTTCTGCGCAAGCGCGGTTATCGCTTCATCACCCTCGAAGACGCGCTCAGCGATCCCGCCTACAGCCTGCCCGATACCTATGTGGGGGAAGAAGGCACGGGATGGCTCGACCATTGGGCAATTACACAAGGCAAGATTCCGCAAGGCGCTCCACAATTTCCGCAGTGGGTGGTGGAGCGCACGAAAGAGTTGCATCTCTCGACGGGGCAGGTCACGGCCCCAGCCCCATAG
- a CDS encoding MoaD/ThiS family protein → MPITVQIPTALRRHTDGLKSITCVASNLGDLFSVLDEKFPELKPHLRDDQGQIRRFLNVYVNEEDIRFLGGAGYAFQEDDEVLLVPSIAGGTIT, encoded by the coding sequence ATGCCGATCACCGTGCAAATTCCGACGGCGCTACGCCGCCACACCGACGGCCTGAAGTCGATTACCTGTGTCGCGTCGAACCTTGGAGATTTGTTTTCCGTGCTCGACGAAAAATTTCCCGAGCTGAAGCCCCACCTGCGCGACGACCAGGGCCAGATTCGCCGCTTCCTGAATGTTTACGTAAATGAAGAAGACATACGCTTTCTCGGCGGTGCGGGATATGCGTTTCAGGAAGACGACGAAGTTTTGCTGGTGCCCTCGATCGCAGGCGGCACCATCACGTAG
- a CDS encoding efflux RND transporter periplasmic adaptor subunit, whose amino-acid sequence MSARNRFLILLGVIFAIAATYYFFSVDHSKDLVLIGTVDANQVIVSAQVEGRIQKLLVDEGTPVKAGDLIAVLDPSELAAQEAASTATIASLQHKVTEMQATELSTTGSTSSDVANALAKLSSAKAQLLQAKAALDRTESDSRRAIALAKAGVASDQDRVQAETNLQAAQATVQAQQELVRAAEADLNSAIARTHQANAAKSTVASTEADLKNAVALKNQAAVRLGYTNVYAPVSGTVSVRAARQGEVVNIGAPIVTIVDLNDTWARAAIPETYADHIGYGDVLRVRLPGGTVQSGKVFFKGVEGDFATQRDVSRRKRDIKTIVLKIRMDNPKGAFVPGMTAEVLVSPEQLKGTGTQSTADAGPR is encoded by the coding sequence ATGAGCGCGCGTAACCGTTTTCTCATCCTTCTCGGAGTCATCTTCGCGATTGCCGCGACCTACTACTTTTTCTCGGTCGACCATTCCAAGGATCTGGTGCTGATCGGCACGGTCGATGCAAACCAGGTGATAGTAAGCGCGCAGGTCGAGGGCCGCATCCAGAAACTGCTGGTGGACGAGGGAACTCCGGTTAAGGCCGGAGATCTGATCGCCGTGCTCGACCCCTCGGAACTTGCGGCGCAAGAAGCCGCATCCACGGCCACAATCGCGAGCCTGCAACACAAAGTTACCGAGATGCAGGCCACCGAACTATCGACAACCGGCTCGACTTCGAGCGATGTGGCCAACGCGCTGGCCAAGCTGTCGTCGGCGAAGGCGCAACTGCTTCAGGCCAAAGCTGCGCTCGATCGCACTGAGAGCGACAGCCGCCGCGCCATTGCATTGGCCAAAGCGGGCGTGGCATCCGATCAGGATCGCGTGCAGGCCGAGACCAATCTGCAGGCTGCGCAGGCCACCGTGCAGGCTCAGCAGGAGTTGGTGAGAGCGGCGGAAGCCGATCTGAATTCGGCCATCGCGCGCACCCATCAGGCGAATGCCGCGAAGAGCACTGTCGCCTCGACCGAGGCAGATTTAAAGAATGCGGTCGCGTTGAAAAATCAAGCCGCGGTCCGCCTGGGTTACACCAATGTGTATGCGCCGGTCAGCGGGACGGTTTCGGTGCGCGCGGCGCGGCAGGGAGAGGTTGTCAACATCGGCGCACCGATCGTCACGATCGTCGACCTGAACGACACGTGGGCGCGAGCCGCCATCCCGGAAACGTATGCGGACCACATTGGTTATGGCGATGTGCTGCGCGTGCGGCTGCCCGGTGGAACGGTGCAGAGCGGCAAAGTATTTTTTAAAGGCGTGGAAGGCGATTTCGCCACTCAGCGCGATGTGAGCCGCCGCAAACGCGATATCAAAACTATCGTGCTGAAAATTCGCATGGACAACCCCAAGGGCGCGTTCGTGCCCGGCATGACGGCCGAAGTCCTAGTATCGCCGGAGCAACTGAAGGGCACTGGCACGCAGAGCACAGCCGACGCGGGGCCACGATGA
- the thrC gene encoding threonine synthase encodes MSHADLHYELRCRECGRTWGNQPRSICDDCFSPLEVAYDYDALRGHFDRERIAQRPPNMWRYSELLPLPHGYEPRLPVGFTPLLQAPRLAAQLSRSSSDTAARGTAAKNLYIKNDAVCLPTLSFKDRVVAVALSQAKAFGFDTVSCSSTGNLANAVAAHAAREGLKAWIFIPSDLEPAKILGTKVFGAKVVRIAGNYDQVNRLCSQIADEHRWGFVNVNLRPYYAEGSKTVGFEIAEQLGWRLPDNVVCPMAGGSLIVKIKKAFEELVKLGLVEHKEVKFFGAQATGCSPISTAVKTGSSEIEPQKPSTIARSLAIGNPADGHYAIKAIKGSGGWSEDVSDPEVIDSIKLLAESEGIFTETAGGVTVGCAGKLYRQDRILPEETTVLCITGNGLKTTDVFAGVYETERAIAPKLTEFENYLQRSLKTTDIPGVIAEAVGA; translated from the coding sequence ATGTCTCACGCCGATCTTCATTACGAACTGCGGTGCCGCGAATGCGGACGGACCTGGGGGAACCAGCCCCGCTCCATCTGCGACGATTGTTTCTCCCCCTTGGAAGTGGCTTACGACTACGACGCCTTGCGCGGACATTTTGACCGTGAGCGCATTGCCCAGCGGCCACCGAACATGTGGCGCTACTCCGAGCTTTTACCTCTGCCGCACGGATATGAACCGCGGCTGCCGGTCGGCTTCACTCCGCTGCTTCAGGCTCCGCGTCTGGCGGCGCAATTGAGTAGGTCATCTTCAGATACGGCCGCGAGAGGGACGGCCGCGAAGAACCTCTACATCAAGAACGACGCCGTCTGTCTGCCGACTTTAAGTTTCAAAGACCGCGTGGTCGCGGTCGCGCTCTCGCAGGCGAAGGCTTTCGGCTTCGACACCGTCTCGTGTTCATCGACCGGAAACCTGGCCAACGCCGTTGCTGCCCACGCCGCGCGCGAAGGATTGAAGGCGTGGATCTTCATCCCGTCCGATCTTGAGCCCGCGAAAATTCTGGGTACGAAGGTCTTCGGCGCCAAGGTCGTCCGCATCGCCGGCAACTACGATCAGGTCAACCGGCTGTGCTCGCAGATCGCCGACGAGCATCGCTGGGGTTTCGTCAATGTTAACTTGCGGCCTTACTATGCCGAGGGATCGAAAACTGTCGGCTTCGAAATCGCCGAGCAACTGGGCTGGCGCCTGCCCGATAACGTCGTCTGCCCTATGGCCGGCGGGTCGTTGATCGTCAAGATCAAGAAGGCGTTTGAAGAACTCGTCAAGCTCGGACTGGTCGAGCACAAGGAAGTGAAATTCTTCGGCGCACAAGCTACGGGATGCTCTCCGATTTCGACTGCGGTCAAGACCGGCAGCTCTGAGATCGAGCCCCAGAAACCGTCGACCATTGCGCGCTCGCTCGCCATTGGCAATCCCGCCGACGGACACTACGCCATCAAAGCCATCAAAGGCAGCGGCGGATGGAGCGAAGATGTCAGCGATCCGGAAGTGATCGATTCGATCAAGCTGCTGGCGGAATCGGAAGGCATATTCACCGAGACTGCCGGAGGAGTGACGGTCGGCTGCGCGGGCAAACTCTATCGCCAGGACCGCATCCTGCCGGAAGAGACCACCGTTCTTTGCATCACCGGCAACGGGCTCAAGACGACCGACGTTTTTGCGGGCGTTTACGAGACCGAGCGGGCGATTGCTCCGAAGCTGACGGAGTTCGAGAACTACTTGCAGCGATCGCTGAAGACGACCGACATTCCTGGAGTGATTGCCGAAGCGGTGGGAGCGTAA
- a CDS encoding type II toxin-antitoxin system VapC family toxin, protein MSRYLLDTNVVSELRKVNPHGAVVAWLDTLRAEQVFISAVTMGELQAGVERTRKQDAAKAREIENWLSYVETSFSLLPMDTACFREWSRLMEGKSRALDADAMLAATARVHGLTVATRNEKDFTHLGVGILNPFKAGE, encoded by the coding sequence GTGAGCCGATACCTTCTCGACACCAATGTGGTCTCTGAGCTTCGCAAAGTCAATCCGCACGGCGCGGTGGTGGCGTGGTTAGACACGCTTCGCGCAGAGCAGGTATTCATCTCGGCTGTCACGATGGGAGAGCTTCAGGCAGGGGTTGAAAGAACTCGCAAGCAGGATGCAGCCAAGGCTCGAGAGATCGAGAATTGGCTGAGCTATGTAGAAACATCATTTTCATTGTTGCCCATGGATACTGCCTGTTTTCGCGAGTGGTCACGGTTGATGGAGGGAAAGTCCCGCGCTTTGGATGCAGACGCCATGCTCGCGGCGACCGCCCGGGTCCACGGCCTCACGGTAGCGACCCGCAACGAAAAAGACTTCACGCATCTCGGGGTCGGGATTCTAAATCCGTTCAAGGCCGGCGAATGA
- a CDS encoding MarC family protein has protein sequence MTSAHALGQFLRTLPASAAATFLALFPIVDPFGGVPIFFSMTSTWTAQDRRRTAIKTGIWVFIILVTFLFFGRFVLQFFGISLPVIKIAGGLIVANTAWGMVTSHARITPEESHEAEDKEDISLTPLAMPLMSGPGAIGVVMALAAHVDNAAAYLGMVIGIAAIAVSVSLFFGLGGPLVRRLGPSAVGAINKIFGFLILAIAVQLVWNGMADFRN, from the coding sequence ATGACCTCCGCGCACGCACTCGGCCAGTTCCTGCGCACGCTGCCCGCCTCGGCTGCGGCGACTTTCCTGGCGCTGTTTCCGATTGTCGACCCGTTCGGCGGCGTCCCCATCTTCTTCTCGATGACTTCGACTTGGACGGCGCAGGATCGTCGTCGAACCGCGATCAAGACGGGAATTTGGGTCTTCATAATTCTGGTTACGTTTCTTTTCTTTGGGCGCTTTGTGCTGCAATTCTTTGGCATCTCGCTGCCTGTGATCAAGATCGCTGGCGGGCTGATCGTGGCCAATACGGCCTGGGGCATGGTGACATCGCATGCGCGCATCACGCCGGAAGAGAGCCACGAAGCCGAAGACAAAGAAGACATTTCTCTGACGCCGCTGGCGATGCCGCTGATGTCAGGGCCGGGTGCCATCGGCGTCGTAATGGCGCTGGCGGCGCATGTGGACAACGCAGCCGCGTATCTAGGCATGGTCATCGGCATTGCGGCCATCGCTGTGAGCGTTTCGCTTTTCTTTGGCCTGGGAGGTCCGCTAGTGCGGCGTCTGGGGCCGAGCGCGGTGGGCGCGATCAACAAGATTTTCGGCTTCCTGATTCTTGCCATCGCGGTGCAACTGGTGTGGAACGGCATGGCCGACTTCAGAAACTGA
- a CDS encoding TetR/AcrR family transcriptional regulator, which yields MARLFHRRHALHRRMGSRGQPEESRAAILHAAAAEFAEHGIAGARTDAIAGEAGVNKALLYYYFKDKETLYGAVLDDAFSGLKDSVFRVLDGDLPPRQKILAYAGAYFDFIASNQLYPRLMQREMMRAREGQSQHIDKIVKNYIQPIFVRVGELMRKGISAGEFRAVKPEHFVPSMVAMIVFYFSSAPMMQKIVGFNPLTPERIAERRASVLDFISAALFVPERLSPELGLKRTSRKEHAHERA from the coding sequence ATGGCTCGTCTATTTCATCGCCGTCATGCATTGCACCGCCGCATGGGATCCCGCGGGCAGCCCGAGGAGAGCCGCGCGGCCATTCTCCACGCGGCCGCCGCGGAGTTTGCCGAACACGGCATCGCTGGAGCTCGCACTGACGCCATCGCCGGCGAGGCCGGGGTCAACAAGGCCCTGCTCTACTACTACTTCAAAGATAAAGAAACGCTCTACGGCGCGGTGCTCGACGACGCGTTCTCCGGACTGAAAGACAGCGTGTTCCGTGTGCTTGACGGCGACCTGCCGCCGCGCCAGAAGATTCTTGCCTACGCCGGCGCGTACTTCGATTTCATCGCGTCTAACCAGCTTTATCCTCGGCTGATGCAGCGTGAGATGATGCGGGCACGCGAAGGCCAGTCGCAGCACATCGACAAGATCGTCAAGAACTATATCCAGCCAATTTTTGTGCGGGTGGGCGAACTGATGCGAAAAGGAATCTCTGCCGGCGAATTTCGCGCGGTCAAGCCCGAGCATTTTGTGCCGTCAATGGTCGCGATGATCGTTTTTTATTTCAGCAGCGCTCCCATGATGCAGAAGATTGTTGGGTTTAACCCTCTGACGCCGGAGCGGATCGCGGAGCGACGCGCTTCGGTGCTCGATTTCATTTCTGCCGCCTTGTTTGTTCCAGAGCGTTTATCTCCGGAACTGGGCTTAAAGCGAACGTCACGCAAGGAGCACGCTCATGAGCGCGCGTAA
- the thiC gene encoding phosphomethylpyrimidine synthase ThiC, producing the protein MTFPNGNGSNGYSIPQPRAEWLACRKKENTSGNFSQMHYARQGVITEEMAFIAHKEKLTSELVRDEVARGRMIIPANINHPELEPMAIGVASLCKINANIGNSAVTSEVNEELKKLHTAVHYGADTVMDLSTGGNIHEIREAILRHSPVPIGTVPIYEAIARVKRVEDLNAEVMLEVIEEQAAQGVDYMTIHAGVLIQYLPLISKRITGIVSRGGAILAQWMAYNHKQNFLYDRFDDIVKIFKKYDVSFSLGDGLRPGCVADASDEAQFAELKTLGELTKKAWEHDVQVMIEGPGHVSMDKIKEQVEKEVELCYEAPFYTLGPLVTDIAPGYDHITSAIGAAMIGWYGAAMLCYVTPKEHLGLPNEKDVKDGIIAYKISAHAADIARQRPGARDRDDALSYARYKFDWEKQFALSLDPETARAMHDETLPDDYYKEAAFCSMCGPKFCSMNYSSKVDEYNKQVHGIEKKDYSELVERLVTLK; encoded by the coding sequence ATGACTTTCCCTAATGGCAATGGCAGCAACGGATACAGCATCCCGCAACCGCGCGCAGAGTGGCTCGCCTGCCGCAAGAAAGAAAATACCAGCGGCAACTTTTCCCAGATGCATTACGCCCGCCAGGGCGTGATCACCGAAGAAATGGCGTTCATCGCCCACAAAGAAAAGCTGACGTCGGAACTGGTGCGCGACGAAGTGGCCCGCGGAAGAATGATTATTCCCGCCAACATCAACCATCCCGAGCTGGAGCCGATGGCGATTGGTGTGGCGTCGCTGTGCAAAATCAACGCCAACATCGGCAACTCGGCCGTCACGTCGGAAGTGAATGAGGAGTTGAAGAAGCTGCACACTGCCGTGCATTACGGCGCTGACACAGTGATGGATTTATCGACGGGCGGCAACATTCACGAAATTCGCGAGGCCATTCTGCGGCACTCGCCGGTTCCGATCGGTACCGTTCCGATCTATGAAGCCATCGCCCGCGTGAAGCGCGTCGAAGACTTGAACGCCGAAGTGATGCTCGAAGTGATCGAAGAGCAAGCCGCGCAGGGCGTCGATTACATGACCATACACGCCGGCGTGCTGATTCAGTATCTGCCGCTGATTTCGAAGCGCATTACCGGCATCGTAAGCCGCGGCGGCGCAATCCTTGCGCAATGGATGGCCTACAACCACAAACAAAATTTCTTATATGACCGCTTCGACGACATCGTTAAGATTTTCAAGAAGTACGACGTTAGCTTTTCTCTCGGCGACGGCCTGCGCCCCGGCTGCGTCGCCGATGCCAGCGACGAAGCCCAGTTCGCCGAACTGAAAACTCTCGGCGAGCTCACCAAGAAAGCCTGGGAGCACGACGTGCAGGTCATGATCGAAGGCCCCGGCCACGTCTCGATGGACAAGATCAAAGAACAGGTCGAAAAAGAAGTTGAGCTGTGCTACGAGGCCCCGTTCTACACGCTCGGCCCGCTCGTCACCGACATCGCTCCCGGCTACGACCACATCACCAGCGCCATCGGCGCGGCCATGATCGGATGGTACGGTGCAGCCATGCTCTGCTACGTCACCCCAAAAGAGCACTTAGGGTTACCCAATGAAAAAGATGTGAAAGACGGCATCATCGCCTACAAAATTTCCGCCCACGCCGCCGACATCGCCCGCCAACGCCCCGGCGCTCGCGACCGCGACGACGCCCTCAGCTACGCCCGCTACAAATTTGACTGGGAAAAACAGTTTGCTTTATCACTAGACCCCGAGACCGCCCGCGCCATGCACGACGAAACTCTCCCCGACGACTACTACAAAGAAGCCGCCTTCTGCTCCATGTGCGGCCCCAAATTCTGCTCGATGAACTATTCGTCGAAAGTCGACGAATATAACAAGCAGGTGCACGGCATCGAGAAGAAAGATTACTCGGAGTTGGTGGAGCGGTTAGTTACGCTGAAGTAG
- a CDS encoding type II toxin-antitoxin system Phd/YefM family antitoxin → MGTWQLQDAKARFSEFLDAALEKGPQIVTRRGVEAAVLVPIEEWRRMQHAHRPSIKEILLGPGPRFDMRVPKRRRRKRRPPIDFSHPDFK, encoded by the coding sequence GTGGGCACGTGGCAGTTACAAGATGCGAAGGCGCGTTTCAGCGAGTTTCTGGACGCAGCGCTCGAGAAGGGCCCGCAGATCGTGACGCGCCGCGGCGTCGAGGCCGCCGTGTTAGTTCCCATTGAGGAATGGCGCCGCATGCAGCATGCTCACCGTCCCAGCATCAAAGAAATTCTCCTCGGTCCTGGGCCCCGTTTTGACATGCGTGTTCCGAAGCGCAGGAGACGAAAGCGTAGGCCACCCATCGACTTTAGTCATCCGGACTTTAAGTGA
- a CDS encoding DoxX family membrane protein: MRIYLGRHVYGLAAIAFGVITLVWHDFNGWQQIRALGNVPHRDVLVYLAAAIEIFGGVAIQWPRTRRIGALALGAIYLVFALLWVPFIVAEPLNYDPWGNFFEQFSLVSGALIVYGSSVYESSVYDSSAGKDSVGAAKTRIARLGYVFFGICVVSFTLEQLFYLSGTASFVPKWIPPGQMFWAIATTIALALAAIALLSGRFALLASQLLTVMIVGFGLLVWLPRLLADPHTLFNWAGNAQNLAITAAAWIVADFLRQNRSTSNGARVN; the protein is encoded by the coding sequence ATGAGAATCTATCTCGGGCGTCACGTATACGGATTGGCTGCCATCGCCTTCGGCGTCATCACTTTGGTGTGGCATGACTTTAACGGATGGCAACAGATCCGGGCGCTGGGCAACGTTCCTCACCGCGATGTTTTGGTCTACCTCGCCGCGGCCATCGAAATCTTCGGCGGCGTTGCGATTCAATGGCCGAGAACCAGGCGAATTGGCGCTCTCGCACTCGGCGCCATATACCTTGTCTTTGCCCTGCTCTGGGTGCCGTTCATCGTTGCGGAGCCGCTGAATTACGATCCGTGGGGCAACTTTTTCGAGCAATTCTCGTTGGTCTCGGGCGCGCTCATCGTTTATGGGTCGAGCGTGTATGAATCGAGCGTGTATGACTCGAGCGCCGGGAAGGATTCGGTGGGAGCGGCGAAAACACGGATCGCTCGTCTCGGCTACGTATTCTTCGGAATCTGCGTGGTTTCCTTCACGCTGGAACAACTCTTTTATCTTTCTGGAACTGCATCGTTCGTTCCCAAGTGGATTCCTCCCGGACAAATGTTCTGGGCAATCGCGACCACGATTGCGCTGGCGCTAGCCGCCATCGCGCTACTCTCCGGACGTTTCGCGCTTCTTGCATCTCAATTACTTACTGTAATGATAGTCGGCTTCGGTTTGCTGGTCTGGCTGCCGAGGCTCTTAGCCGATCCGCATACGCTGTTCAACTGGGCTGGCAACGCGCAGAACCTGGCAATCACAGCGGCGGCGTGGATTGTCGCTGATTTTCTCCGGCAAAATCGTTCGACTTCAAATGGTGCGCGAGTGAACTGA